One part of the Triplophysa dalaica isolate WHDGS20190420 chromosome 25, ASM1584641v1, whole genome shotgun sequence genome encodes these proteins:
- the psmb12 gene encoding proteasome 20S subunit beta 12, translating into MHRYSSDSYGKGVSTGTTILALKFSGGVIIGSDSRASMGGSYVSSKLINKLVQVHDRIFCCMSGSLADAQAITRAAKFQLGFHSIQMAEPPLVMAAASIMRELCYQHKEELSAGFITAGWDRKKGPQVYSVSLGGMLVSQPFAIGGSGSTYIYGYVDAKYKPGMTREECQTFAVNALALAMGRDNVSGGVAHLAIISEKGVEHVVVPGDKLPKFHDK; encoded by the exons ATGCACCGATATTCGTCGGACAGTTATGGGAAAGGAGTCAGCACCGGG ACTACAATATTAGCGTTGAAGTTTTCCGGAGGAGTCATTATTGGCTCAGACTCGCGAGCTTCTATGGGTGG GTCTTATGTCTCTTCAAAGCTCATCAACAAACTAGTACAAgttcatgacagaatattttgcTGTATGTCTGGATCTCTTGCGGATGCTCAGGCCATCACTCGTGCAGCTAAATTCCAGCTTGGCTTTCACAG TATACAGATGGCTGAACCTCCTCTGGTGATGGCAGCAGCCTCTATAATGAGGGAGCTATGCTACCAGCACAAAGAGGAGCTCTCAGCAGGCTTCATCACTGCTGGCTGGGACCGAAAAAAAGGGCCACAG GTGTACTCTGTCTCTCTGGGGGGAATGCTTGTGAGTCAGCCATTCGCGATTGGAGGGTCAGGAAGCACATACATCTACGGTTACGTGGATGCAAAATACAAACCAGGAATGACCAGAGAGGAGTGTCAAACCTTTGCTGTCAATG CACTGGCTCTGGCTATGGGAAGAGATAATGTAAGCGGAGGTGTCGCCCACTTGGCAATAATTTCTGAAAAGGGTGTCGAGCATGTGGTCGTCCCAGGAGACAAGTTGCCGAAATTCCATGATAAATAG